In Aedes albopictus strain Foshan chromosome 3, AalbF5, whole genome shotgun sequence, the genomic window aggagtgcatcatgatcaataacaagttaatcataaaataggtagaatcacttggcataaaaacagtgagagaaaacaaatcgttttggtgtgtgaagtgtgtggtggtgctgcaaacacagtgaagtgggtgttgcaattctgcggttcctgacgaaagctagagcgcggaaagtttttgtttttccaaccgcgttctgttttagccttggttctagcacaaacacatgaacaaaggcgcggtgacgtggttgatttttgttgtcgactggtagcacgctgtggataggtggtcggtcgatgattgcatgcatgtttcttcatgttcttgctcggcatggatggtcgcgctttcgttgattcttcggatcgtacatgctcgtgttgtcgctcggttgaacggtaaatgcaaacaggttgatgtgcatgatggtagaggtgtttgactattgtgaatgttgccgtaaaatactcgcggcattggttggttgggttggtttttgctcgggtttttggttgggcaaattaatggcgtgtcgaaccgccgaaaattgttctgcataaggaaaatgcagggacgtgtaatgaaaaccgtccaaggaaacggcatttttagataaccgccgaaaattattctgcataaagaaaatgcagggacgtgtaatgaaaaccgtccaaggtaaaggcgttgttggataaccgccgacaatttttctgcataaagaaaatgcagggacgtgtaatgaaaaccgtccaaggtaaaggcgttgttgaataaccgccgacaatttttctgcataaggaaaatgcagggacgtgtaatgaaaaccgtccaaggtaaaggcgttgttggataaccgccgacaatttttctgcataaggaaaatgcagggacgtgtaatgaaaaccgtccaaggaaacggcatttttggataaccgccgaaaattattctgcataaagaaaatgcagggacgtgtgtgaaacccgtctaaggaaaaggcgttgttggataaccgccgacaatttttctgcataaagaaaatgcagggacgtgtaatgaaaaccgtccaaggtaaaggcgttgttggataaccgccgacaatttttctgcataaggaaaatgcagggacgtgtaatgaaaaccgtccaaggtaaaggcatttttggataaccgccgaaaattattctgcataaagaaaatgcagggacgtgtagtgaaaaccgtccaaggtaaaaaCGTTGTTGGAtatccgccgaaaatttttctgcataaggaaaatacagggacgtgaaatgaaatccgtccaaggaaatggcgttattgaaaaactgccgaaaattgtttgcatcaggaaaatgcagcgatgtgtaaagaaacccgtctaagtaAATGGCGTTGCGTGATAATTGatgaaagctgtgcgtgaggaaaatgcagggacgtgtaatgaaaaccgcccataaaaattgcatatcgtaaaacagtttaaaattcgaagtacgcaatgaaaacatatctactgaaaatatgttgtagaacctctttcgaactcgttttgtagaatctatttttgtataatgaaggacatttgtgtgttatatatggtccatctgtaccatcacattgaagcattgaaagtggagttgtatgatatacggaatctttagtctgataaatctcaaattcgttaatctcttgttttttttcttttttgacaaataattcttacaaaatatgttcgttttcgttgaatgcgtcgaattttcgcaatcgtgaataacgattgatttgagtgagagaaaaacagggccggctacataacgagacgtgcgcttgaaggagagaagacgcatcacccaactgcgtgttttgtagttatttttattggagctcggcaaaaccccatagatgatcggttagcattgcaagttatcaatcaaatgatataggttcgatattaacaaaagtgcgtttactaaacaaaaaagtaaatgtggccattcgttttaattcttgtatcttgaagtgtatcttgttgcattggtgccataaggatgaaaagaacgaaattgagggtttgagcgtaaaaataaaaagcctgctagtaagaaaactttttttttttcggagaagagggagaatgtggggtatgaacaaagctgagtagcatttcccatgcgtgtatttcccctagcaagcatcagtgacagccagcaccatgacggggttgtcatcagtgtgatgctgcctcattgacgagtggactgttggcggagcaagtcgccatcaccgttccgtattatgccaagtgattctactgcagtttgctaagatggctgggaacggtttgttccagtgagttgcccggtattcacaaacGTCAATAACGGAAAAGTTCTACTTTTCTTATTTTCAGTCCTGGGCATCCacagtggtgcagagggccaaatagAAAGATATCCATCCTGGATGAttacccgccatcgccttgacatgTGGCCAGGTCAGAACtcggtcgacttgcttgatttcgttgttaaggttcgccgccatgagcctctgggtctgcctctgctgcgatgtgctactgggtgtggccgacccacctccacttccgctcccgaatttctgtcgataTTGGCTTTTCATGACAGTGACGATGGAACTCCACGTTGCGTTGGAGTTCCAATTGTGAGACCAccttgcacgaattatataccacaggcatctattaatgaagacctgcagccgctgagtgttcttcactgatacacaccaggtttcactagaGCATAGCAgcatagatttcacgttcgagttgaaaattcggattttagtgCTTCGatcaatctggttgtttttccataatttctcaaactcgcaaaagcagccctcgccttcttgatccgttgtTAATCTTggcaccgttgagctaggagagcaacgtcatcagccaattcaaagtcatttaggtgATCGATGGTGTTTAAAGggatgccacagcaacccacgatttggctcacgatcaatcgcacctaccaggatcttgtcgattacgatgaggaacagtagcggtgacaatatacatccttgcctcactccagaaatgacccggatgggatcggacaaaacaccgttgtgcagtactctgcacgaaaatgccctgtactgtgcttcaatgaggccgatgattttctcagggacactcttgcgcctgagggtttctcacatgttttcgtgatcgaGACGATAgtgcttgaaattgagtgaatatgaatggtaccGAACCAACcacgaccactattcctcatcggtcggttggctggtgaagcatattgactggtaGGGGAAGAGGTGGTAAAATGAGCAGGGGTGGTAAAATAAGCAGGTGCTTAAATTACGGTATTTGGTCAAATAAAATATTATAATCTTTAGGCCACCCATTATTTTACTCATAAAAACCTTTTTGAGCACCCCTATGTTGCATTGAGCCTTCGAATAAcataaataataaacaaaaacaaaccgCCCGTGCAGTTGCTTGTCTGTGATCTAATTTTCGGCTTGCATTATTTAGCGATTTTTGTGATGTAAACGTTCAATTTATCGAATCAAACGCTACAGGACAATAAGTTAACTTGATACTCAGCTGTTAACATCGAAAGTAAGTATTTAGTATCGTTTTCCGCGTTATAGTAAGACGTTTTAAACTGAAACCCCTTTGCGGGTAAAATGAGCACCCGAATGTGGTGGTAAAATGAGCACCCGAATGTGATGGAGAAATGAGCAAGATTCAGTTCCTTTTCGTACCTACTTTCAGATGGGACGGATTTATGAGAGGAAAACGGAGCGGCAAACCTGGACAGATGAGCAGATGGCCGCGGCAAAGCGTGCCGTTGATCGCGGAGTATCTGTCCGTCATGCTGCAATTACACACAATATTCCCAGGGCCACTCTCGCCAGGTGGGTTGCTTCTCCGGGTAAGAAAAGAGGACTTGGCTCGAAGAAAACGGTGTTCTCGCCAGAACAAGAGAGCGAACTGGTTCAGCATCTTCTTGATTTGGAGACCAGATTCTATGGGGTCAACATGAAAGATGCTCGCAAACTTGCCTATGACCTGGCGGAGAAGAACAAGCTACCTCACGACTTCAGCCACAAACGCCAAATGGCTGGCAGGTACtggcttcaaggatttctcaggcGAAATCCAACCGTATCATTCCGGAAGCCGGAAGCAACATCCATCGCTCGAGCTAGAGGGTTCAACAAACCCTCTGTGAATAACTTCTACGACCTGCTGCAGAAAACTTTAGACGCCAAGCATTACCCCCCGAATCGCATTTTCAATGCGGATGAAACTGGAGTCAATACGGTAAATATAGctttttattatttaattttcattttaCTAATATTAAAATAAGGAAACATCCATTAGGTCCCTCCGAAGAAGCTGAAAATCGCGGCCAGGAAGGGGAAAAGGCAGGTTGGATCGATTACTTCTGCTGAGCGAGGAGTGCAAACAACAATCGTGATGTGTATGTCCGCAACCGGGCAACATTTGCCACCCTACGTGATCTTCCCTCGGGTGCGCATGCACGTTTCGTTGAAAAAAGGTGCACCGAACGGAACCAAGTTTAATTGTAATCCTTCAGGTTACATGACCAGCGAGATCTTCCCAGACTGGTTTGATCATTTCATTGAAAATACCAACCCATCAGAAACCAACCCGGCCTTGCTGATTATTGATGGGCACAGCTCTCACAAGGGTTTGGCGTTTGGTGAAAAAGCTCTGGCCAATTTCGTTGACGTTATTGTGTTGCCTCCACATTGCAGCCATAAAATGCAGCCTTTGGATGTGGCCTTCATGGGCCCATTCAAAAGCTATTATGCAAGAGCTTCGGAAAATTTTATGCGCAAATTCCCTGGCAAAGCCATAACGCTGTACGACGTCGCGGAATTGATGGGTGCGGCATATTTGAAAGCCGCTTCAGCAGAAGTGGCTGAGAACGGTTTCCGAAAGTCTGGCATTTGGCCTTTCAATAGGAACGTGTTCAGTGATGAGGACTTTGCTCCATCCGAAGTGACCGACCAGCCAGAAATCCGACCAACAAATCAGCCAGTCAATCCCGATCAGCCAGCAATCGCCACCGACCAGGTAGAAGTCACGACTGTTACATTGATCACGGTAACTAAACCACTGGTGCTTGATGGATCAACAGTACAGCAGATGCCGAGTTCAATCAGTTTTCCTGAGTTAACCGGTAATGACTAATGAGGTTCTTGACGATAATCAAGATGATGCCAATCAAATCATCAGCGTTGAACCAAAATCTGAAGCCTCTCCGAACTCCTCATTCACCATATCACCGAAGGACATTCTACCACTTCCGAAAATGGCAGCTCCGAGAAATGCAAAGCGCAAGCGTAAGGCAGAACAGGCGGTTGAAATTACCGGAGAAAACTATCTTCAAAGCTTAGCCACATCGGAAGCAGCAAAGACCATCAAGGCCATAAAAAAAGGACGAAAAACAACGAAAAAGCGAACCAAGGTGCAGAAGAAAGCTGAGATTTTCGAAGATACGTTGTGCGATCTCTGTGGTGCAACTTTTTCGGATTCCGTTGATGGCCAAGGATGGAAGAAGTGTCATTCCTGCTTGATGTGGTTCCACACAGAATGCGGTACGAACGAAGACGATCTCGGATGCCGATTCTGCAACTGAATACTTGTATTGCCCAGAAATGGGTCTCTAATTTTGAAgtttttatttttgcactgaATGTGCAAACACTGAATATGTGCTCGTTTTACGTTtttcaaacttgttttgtttgttaTGAAATAAATGTGGATATTTGAAGAATAAAAATAACAGCTGTGATATTTGTTATGAAGAGCTGATGATGTTAATAATAGATTAGTTTACAATCTTTTTATTTAACAATATTGTTGAAAATTACATGAAGTCGGTTTTTATTTTCCAAGGTGTTCATATTACCACCTCCATATGCTCATTTTTCCACCCCACTATGCTCATTTTACCACCGCCCCTTGCTCATTTTACCCGCATTCTATAGAACAGTCGATAATTAACTCGTGTTCTGAAACACGAAAAAAATACGTGTTTTGCAATGAATCTGACTAAAACTTATTAATATTTGTATTAATGTATGATGGCATAATGATTATCTGCCgtttattttatgttttacaaTTGAATAGTGGAAAAAATCAAGTAAAAGCTTAATATGCTCATTTTACCACCCCTTCCCctaacgattatttctcacttgctgctgcgaggctgaagaagcgtaaatgattcagtagatttattttttgctcaaaacttgtaaaaacaatcaatttgtccatatattataatcgatttaatacgagtttatgtcatttgcactgtaataacgagataaaaatcaagtatattcattgccgtatacaccggcgaagagagagattcagagtgccgcacggcgctgaatcatcgttcctcactctcactcatattttttattgtccccgctcccacttgcttcaaaAGCATGTTAGCCCATGAAGGCATATTggatattgctaccgctttgggttgaaaagcgccggtcaaagaagagaaaattttgattcgtctgaggtaaaacgcttcaattttcaagcgttgcgagacgagcttggtggtctagtggctaccgctttcaTTAAAGTAAAGTTTAGTTGAGGTAAGATTTATTCGTTAGAAAATCTGGAGAGCAGTTTGGCTTCCGGGTAACATAAATCTAGTTTTGAGTTGAGGTGTTTTctggggacttgttagtcctgttcaccACTACGTTTTTGGAAACCgttgtggctttcgggtagcataacagttttggtttgttttgagttaagttatttatttatctttatcgtagtgtGTAGCCTGCTCCATTTCCATTAATATGCCAGATATAATTTCATCAACAGATTCAAATATCAATATAAAACTGACCTTCAATCAGTACATCAATGCCCACTATAGATCAATTAATTACATTGCGCCGAACAGTTAGGCAAATTTCTCGCTATGTAAAGCTTTAATCGGCCTTCAATCGGCCGCGAATGGGATATCCGAAGGTCAAGTACgtttggaatttccggagaaagtcGGGGAAGAAAAAGTTGCGACCGAGCCCAAAACTGAGCGAGCCTTCAACGTAAGCCGTTACACTGCCGAACATTTCGAAGAAGCTCGGGGGGAATATCGAACTTCCGTTAAGTTCGGTCGATAGCACCTTCCCTAATCTGAGGATCACGGTTTCATTTTACTTTCGTTCGATCCGCAGATTAGTGTAGAAGTGTCGTTGTTAACCTTGTAGAAATAGCCGTTGAATGTGAGTGAAAGTAACGTGGTGATATTTCTTTAgttcaattgttctttttgttagtTCATAGTTTTCAGTCCAAGTTAGGAAAGAAGTACGTAGGGTTTGTGCGTTTACCTCGACAGATTACCAGGTAATGTGCTCTTTGTGCTCGTCTTAAGAACCCGTGCATGTGCTAATTGTACGTAAATAGCCCACTGGCTAGATTCTTCCACAGCGACGCTTCTCTGCCGATCGACTCGGAACTTCCGGCGAACGAATACTGCCGAAGAAGAGGCACGTCAACACGCCGCTTAGCGAACTTCTGTGGTCGTCTACTGCCACTTGTCAGGCCCGTCTTGAAGGTCGTTCAAGGTTTCGCAACAAcatccccctcccccccccccacgTGACAGACCACCCCGTACACGTGGTCCAAGCGGTCGATCCACCGGCGTGACACACCAGGAGCGCAGAAACAATCAGCAGGTCAGCGAAAACCACGTAGCTGCTCGGTGAGTCGTTTCCTTTTTTGCACCGTCTTTTTTGTAGAGTGGGGCGTCCGGTGAGGACGCCTCGGAGAAGTTTTTTGCCGACCATTAGGTCGTGGATATTCTTGGACGTCTAGTCTGAAACAGCGTCCGCAAATGTGAGGTTGGGTGGTTGCTTTAATCCAAAACGTGCGCACGTATTTCATGACCGGCCCACCCAACCCTATTGTGTAAGACACCCGGGTGTAGCAAGCTTGCCGCTTTCGCTTGTCGCATCATCGAGGGAGAAACATCAATGGAACGCACACAAGAATAGAGCACATGCACAGCGGTATAGGACTGTTGTGATAGATCGATGGACAGATAGGTAGAGATAGAATACAAACGCACGAGAGAGCAGGATTGAATATGGAATATATGTAAAGAATGAAAATGATAAACGAGTAGCAGTCTAGAATAAATCTTTCGTTTTTGGTGTTATCATAGAATAAATGTGTTTAGTTCTACAATGTGAATGCGTTTGTAAATCAGAATTAGTCCTGCGAAAGATCTGTTAGATTATGGTAATGTTGTCCCGTTACTTCGCGTATTTAGTGTAATGTTGTTTGCGTGGCGCAATTTGACTGTAGTCTTGCGTACTCCCTTCTACGCAGGTAGCGCCTTTAGCGGGAAGTAGTGGAACCGCCAGTGATGAGAAGTAGCACGCGATCCTGATGTCGCGTTGCGTTTAGGATGGGTGACATCTTACCGCGTTCTTTGGAGGAATGGTTTTGTAGTGTATCGGGTTATGTTGTTGGTAGGTAATTACCCCAGTTAAGGTGTAGGAAGTAGATGCGCTGGCTCGATCctactttcttcgggaatttcaaatggactcgccctgaaGAGTCTCAACCGGGCAAATTTAGAACTTGTCGTGCGGTCTCCTaaaggagtggcgcttaagccgcatgATTTATTCCCGGATCGGCCAGTGCCGGCTACAAGTGTTAAGttatggccttaacactattgttatgaaggatatgggagctgaatttttcgtgaatcggtgaatgattcacgaaaaattcttgctcaaacgttggattgtgtaACGGGTAAATAaaattgttacaattataagacagaataattgttaaatgtgttacaaattttatattcgtgcgttctttgtgttatatgttttattttaacttgtaaatatttcccgagttttaatacacatttatagggttctgacagAATAGAGGTACATGCAATGTaatccaatattgattgccaactttcaggccatttcgggcagtTGTCAAGTATAAGAGATaaaaacctttccctgccacggacttcaagttattgagctcaagtgtcgaaacccgaaacgggatgcccgatcaGAATTAGTTTTCCTGGACAAAATCATAAGCTATGAATACAGTGAccactgtgaactaaaaggcatactacTAACTAAAATACAGtttcaggatgactgatggacccagaACAAtattgaaacctcgtcatcctgtgatgaaaagtgttatccatctggataacaggccacatttatgttttgtgtcATGTATTGAGTCAATTTGAGGTGTCTTTTATTTGTGCATTTGAAAGGTTCTATGCGTTGTGATATGTGTTAAAACAttgtaaataatttattttcttttatttttgtaacatgtcgccagaaattctttcaggaattcctccaactattcctctagggattcttccttggattcttgcagagatttctccattaattctttcagcgattccttcaggtgttattccagatattcctccatgaattgcttcagggactcctccaggaactgcttcaagaattccccaggaactcatccaggaatttcctcaagaaatccttcacggattccttcagaaattcgtccaggattttctctaggaatatttctggaatttttcaagggattcctccacgaattctttcagaa contains:
- the LOC109402512 gene encoding uncharacterized protein LOC109402512, encoding MGRIYERKTERQTWTDEQMAAAKRAVDRGVSVRHAAITHNIPRATLARWVASPGKKRGLGSKKTVFSPEQESELVQHLLDLETRFYGVNMKDARKLAYDLAEKNKLPHDFSHKRQMAGRYWLQGFLRRNPTVSFRKPEATSIARARGFNKPSVNNFYDLLQKTLDAKHYPPNRIFNADETGVNTVPPKKLKIAARKGKRQVGSITSAERGVQTTIVMCMSATGQHLPPYVIFPRVRMHVSLKKGAPNGTKFNCNPSGYMTSEIFPDWFDHFIENTNPSETNPALLIIDGHSSHKGLAFGEKALANFVDVIVLPPHCSHKMQPLDVAFMGPFKSYYARASENFMRKFPGKAITLYDVAELMGAAYLKAASAEVAENGFRKSGIWPFNRNVFSDEDFAPSEVTDQPEIRPTNQPVNPDQPAIATDQVEVTTVTLITVTKPLVLDGSTVQQMPSSISFPELTGND